From a region of the Acinetobacter calcoaceticus genome:
- the gloB gene encoding hydroxyacylglutathione hydrolase has protein sequence MRYRIHFIDVQNALQNYIWILEDTETQEAVAVDPTEAQLVIQFCQNHQLNLKQIWLTHWHKDHIGGVADLTAAQNITVYGPRDELTKIPGITHPLQHDDHLKFNDLKVEIIATPGHTLGHIVYFIEELEAVFCGDTLFAMGCGRLFEGTAEQMFHSLSRLAALPTPTKVYCTHEYTLSNAEFALTVEPHNHALSERAEEVRELRKQKLITLPSTIELELATNPFLRAESVEDFAHLRALKDNF, from the coding sequence ATGCGTTATAGAATTCATTTTATCGATGTGCAGAATGCCCTCCAAAACTATATCTGGATTTTAGAAGATACTGAAACCCAAGAAGCTGTAGCAGTCGATCCAACAGAAGCACAGCTGGTAATTCAATTTTGTCAAAATCATCAGTTAAATTTAAAACAAATCTGGCTTACTCATTGGCATAAAGACCATATTGGTGGTGTTGCTGATTTAACAGCTGCTCAAAATATTACTGTGTATGGCCCACGTGATGAGCTCACCAAAATTCCGGGAATTACCCACCCTTTACAGCATGACGATCATCTAAAATTTAATGATTTAAAAGTAGAGATTATTGCAACCCCTGGTCATACCTTAGGGCACATTGTCTATTTTATTGAAGAATTAGAGGCTGTATTTTGTGGTGATACCTTATTTGCAATGGGGTGTGGTCGATTATTTGAAGGCACAGCCGAACAAATGTTTCACTCACTGAGTCGTCTGGCAGCTTTACCAACCCCCACAAAAGTTTATTGCACGCACGAATACACGCTTTCAAATGCTGAATTTGCCTTAACAGTAGAACCTCACAACCATGCCCTATCAGAACGAGCTGAAGAAGTCCGTGAGCTACGTAAACAAAAATTAATCACATTACCGAGCACGATTGAACTTGAATTAGCAACCAACCCCTTTCTTCGCGCAGAAAGTGTTGAAGACTTCGCTCACCTGCGTGCGCTTAAAGATAATTTCTAA
- a CDS encoding methionine ABC transporter permease: protein MRDLIVQWLTELTQPFWHSSLSIDQFVTALQETFHMVFFALLFGGIWGFIQGIILLVTRPEGILPNKVIYHLLNPIVNALRSLPFIILLIAVIPLTKLLVGTSIGTWAAIVPLTIYVGPYMGRLIETSLLEVNEGIIESAQAMGATPWQIISRFILPEARSSLILNLTTATISLIGATAMAGAVGAGGIGDLAISYGYQRFDTSVVILTVIILLLLVQIVQTLGNWLAKLR, encoded by the coding sequence ATGAGAGATTTAATCGTACAGTGGTTAACTGAACTCACTCAACCTTTCTGGCACAGCTCCCTTTCTATTGATCAGTTCGTTACAGCTTTGCAAGAAACCTTTCATATGGTTTTCTTCGCACTTTTGTTTGGTGGCATTTGGGGCTTTATTCAGGGAATTATTTTATTAGTTACCCGTCCGGAAGGCATTTTACCCAATAAAGTGATTTATCATTTACTTAATCCAATTGTAAATGCTTTACGCTCTCTTCCTTTTATTATTTTACTCATTGCAGTAATTCCTCTCACTAAGCTATTAGTTGGTACTTCAATTGGTACATGGGCAGCTATTGTTCCATTGACTATTTATGTTGGCCCTTATATGGGACGTCTGATTGAAACTTCATTGCTTGAAGTAAATGAAGGAATTATTGAATCCGCTCAAGCGATGGGTGCTACACCTTGGCAAATTATCTCTCGTTTTATTTTGCCTGAAGCACGCAGCTCACTGATTTTAAACCTTACCACAGCGACAATCAGTCTTATTGGTGCAACCGCCATGGCTGGCGCAGTTGGTGCAGGTGGTATTGGTGATTTAGCGATTTCATATGGTTATCAACGTTTTGATACCAGCGTTGTGATTTTAACAGTGATTATCCTACTGTTATTAGTACAGATTGTACAAACGCTAGGGAACTGGCTCGCTAAGCTCCGTTAA
- a CDS encoding methionine ABC transporter ATP-binding protein, whose translation MIQFKNISKHYQLKSQTIRALDQINLEIPEGSIFGIIGYSGAGKSTLIRLINLLERPTEGQIIINQKDFTALDARSLRQERASIGMIFQHFNLLQTKTVAENIEMPMRLLNYNKVEREKRLNELLEFIDLKHKKDAYPDELSGGQKQRVGIARALANHPKILLCDEATSALDPQTTKSVLELLKKINQEQKITIVMVTHEMDVIETICDHVAVMEAGKVIEQGSTIDIFSKPQHPTTKNFIQTVLHQQLPVNILNQLENQHHHSIYCLQFLGRSAQEPVIQSLIKKFDISLNILFANMTEINGTVIGQMFVQLLGDPQLIKQAIEFLEQNEVGVVQSGDQV comes from the coding sequence ATGATTCAATTTAAAAACATTTCAAAGCACTATCAGCTCAAAAGTCAAACCATACGCGCACTCGACCAAATCAATTTAGAGATTCCAGAGGGCAGTATTTTTGGCATCATTGGCTATAGTGGTGCAGGTAAAAGTACCTTAATCCGCCTGATCAACCTACTTGAGCGACCAACAGAAGGTCAAATCATTATTAATCAGAAAGATTTCACCGCTTTAGATGCACGCTCATTACGTCAGGAACGTGCCAGTATTGGCATGATTTTTCAGCACTTCAATCTACTACAAACCAAGACGGTTGCTGAAAACATTGAAATGCCAATGCGTCTACTGAATTACAATAAAGTAGAACGTGAAAAGCGCTTAAATGAGTTATTGGAGTTCATTGATCTTAAGCATAAAAAAGATGCTTATCCAGATGAACTTTCTGGCGGACAAAAGCAACGTGTCGGTATTGCCCGTGCTTTAGCAAATCATCCAAAAATTCTTTTGTGTGATGAGGCAACCTCTGCCCTTGATCCGCAAACAACCAAGTCAGTTTTAGAGCTACTCAAAAAAATTAATCAAGAGCAAAAAATCACGATTGTTATGGTGACCCATGAAATGGATGTCATTGAAACTATTTGTGATCATGTAGCTGTGATGGAGGCAGGTAAAGTCATTGAACAAGGTTCAACGATTGATATCTTTAGTAAACCTCAACATCCAACCACTAAAAACTTCATTCAAACTGTTTTACATCAACAGTTGCCTGTGAATATTTTAAATCAGCTCGAAAACCAGCATCATCATAGTATTTACTGTTTACAGTTTTTAGGGCGTTCTGCTCAAGAACCTGTAATTCAGTCACTAATTAAAAAATTCGATATTAGCTTAAATATTTTATTTGCCAACATGACTGAAATTAATGGCACAGTCATTGGTCAAATGTTTGTGCAGCTTTTAGGTGATCCTCAGCTCATTAAGCAGGCTATTGAGTTTTTAGAACAAAATGAAGTAGGTGTAGTTCAATCAGGAGATCAAGTATGA
- a CDS encoding MetQ/NlpA family ABC transporter substrate-binding protein, with amino-acid sequence MKKLISLFLSMSVVLLAACGKQEGSPQTQQNNDSSQVQTVVIASTGSDADIWRYIATLPETQAAGLKLEVKNFTDYVSMNAAIANKEVDLNAFQSYSYLVAFNKSNQDKIAPVSTTYLEPMGIYSSKHKKIDELAEGAIIAIPNDAANEARALLLLQTAGLIKLKADFNPAQGSPNDIIENSKKIDIKPIQMATALRIKDEVDAVVLGNTLAMEGGLNALKDSIFYEPVDQSTRLNVNVLATADSRKNDAVLQKVGQLYHSAAAKKYVTERFGGTKVDVDQPISYLSEAK; translated from the coding sequence ATGAAAAAGCTGATCAGTCTTTTTTTAAGTATGTCAGTAGTACTATTGGCAGCGTGTGGTAAACAAGAAGGTTCTCCACAGACACAACAAAACAATGATAGCTCCCAAGTACAAACGGTAGTGATTGCCTCTACAGGTTCAGATGCTGATATTTGGCGCTATATCGCAACTTTACCTGAAACCCAAGCTGCTGGCTTAAAGTTAGAAGTGAAAAACTTTACAGACTATGTTTCTATGAATGCAGCCATTGCAAACAAAGAAGTAGATCTGAATGCTTTCCAATCTTATTCATATCTTGTTGCATTTAATAAATCAAACCAAGATAAGATTGCGCCAGTTTCTACCACATATCTTGAGCCAATGGGTATTTACTCAAGTAAACACAAAAAAATTGATGAGCTCGCAGAGGGTGCAATTATTGCAATCCCAAATGATGCTGCCAACGAAGCTCGTGCTTTACTTTTATTACAAACAGCTGGCTTAATCAAACTTAAAGCTGATTTTAACCCGGCTCAAGGCAGTCCAAACGATATCATCGAAAATAGTAAAAAGATCGATATCAAACCAATCCAAATGGCAACAGCATTACGTATTAAAGATGAAGTTGATGCCGTTGTATTAGGTAACACCTTAGCAATGGAAGGTGGTTTGAACGCACTCAAAGATTCTATTTTCTATGAGCCTGTTGATCAAAGCACACGACTTAATGTCAACGTTCTTGCAACTGCTGATTCACGTAAAAATGATGCTGTTTTGCAAAAAGTTGGACAGCTATATCATAGTGCAGCAGCTAAAAAGTATGTAACAGAGCGTTTTGGTGGAACAAAAGTTGACGTAGATCAACCAATCAGCTATCTCTCAGAAGCTAAATAG